In Oryza brachyantha chromosome 1, ObraRS2, whole genome shotgun sequence, the following are encoded in one genomic region:
- the LOC102700390 gene encoding rhomboid-like protein 20, whose product MQGGVSGFQNAPVTRAVVLASGLLSVVFSAQRRARALGLSYQGIVKNFRLWRIFTSGFAFQSTPELLFGMYLLYYFRVFERQIGSNKYSVFSLFTIAVSLLLEILSLVLLKDTNYLSTLASGPYGLIFASFIPFFLDIPVTSRFRIFGVNFTDKSFIYLAGLQLLLSSGKRSLIPGICGLIAGSLYRLNVLGIRRIKMPQIIASFFARFFAPSSGGSSRSSRSLVGNLTSHTGRAIQNNPLSGFAPVGEPPESSIAMLVSMGFDGNAARQALMRARNDINAATNILLEAQTR is encoded by the exons aTGCAGGGCGGCGTCTCCGGATTCC AGAACGCGCCGGTGACGCgggccgtcgtcctcgccagCGGCCTCCTCTCCGTCGTCTTCAGCGCCCAGCGCCGCGCACGCGCCCTCGGTCTCTCCTACCAG GGGATTGTCAAAAACTTCCGTCTGTGGAGGATATTTACTTCTGGGTTTGCCTTTCAGTCAACACCGGAGCTACTGTTTGGAATGTACCTTCTCTATTATTTCCGTGTTTTCGAGAGGCAGATAGGCTCTAACAAATACTCG GTCTTTAGTTTATTTACTATCGCAGTGTCATTGCTTCTTGAGATCCTATCGTTGGTTCTCCTAAAAG ATACAAACTACCTCAGCACTCTTGCATCTGGACCTTATGGCCTTATATTTGCCTCATTCATTCCATTCTTTCTTGACATTCCGGTCACATCACGGTTTCGTATTTTTGGTGTTAACTTCACTGATAAATCATTCATATACCTAGCTGGTCTGCAG CTGCTTTTATCTTCTGGGAAGCGTTCCCTTATTCCTGGCATTTGTGGTCTGATCGCTGGTTCTCTCTATCGTCTCAATGTGCTTGGCATCCGCAGGATAAAG ATGCCACAGATTATTGCATCATTTTTTGCAAGGTTTTTTGCACCTTCTTCGGGAGGTTCATCTCGGTCCTCCAGGAGTCTGGTTGGAAACTTGACTTCTCATACAGGGCGTGCTATACAG AACAATCCACTTTCTGGATTCGCTCCCGTCGGGGAGCCCCCTGAATCTTCAATCGCTATGCTGGTTTCGATGGGCTTTGATGGAAATGCTGCAAGACAGGCGCTAATGCGAGCTAGAAATGACATCAATGCGGCGACGAACATCCTCCTTGAAGCACAGACTCGTTGA